A window of Periophthalmus magnuspinnatus isolate fPerMag1 chromosome 21, fPerMag1.2.pri, whole genome shotgun sequence genomic DNA:
TATAATTCACATTGAAAAGTTTTTTCCTGCTTTATTTCCAGTCTGGCAGCCCTTTCCCCCTCACATAATTTAGAGCGTGTTCCTCAGGGGCAGAGGGTACTGTGAGTGAATCAGACCTCTCACTGTGTGTGAATATCACCTCCAGAAGTGGCTAGTCCTCAAGGAAACACTGTTAACGGGAAGCTCAATAAAAGCCATTTCCACCTGGCTCAGAAAGAatggaaaatatatatgtaagtaAAAAACTTCTGAATGAGTATACTGATCCTTCAACACTTACACAGTTCACACCTGAATGCTATTAAAATATATGTCAAATGTATTGGATGTGCTAATTCATAACCTATATGTGCATTTCTTctacaaaaataacttaagcTATACAATAAAAGATCCAATCCAACCAAAATGTATGCTGTACTAAATATGAACTGCCTATAAAAGTGACCTGATAACTGTCTTAacaacatcaaaaacagaactgTTAAAAGTGATCCAAACTCATTCCTCATAGCATTCTCATTCTTCAATTTCTAAGGGTTTATAAgtgtgtttcacaactttcaggggCCAAGGCAGAATGGGCACTATATCACTGCTTACAACAAGtaccatgctaacagtgcaccaatGTTAACTGTCCAACTGTAACTTACTTtaggctttataattagatgtagacagggCACAGTGTACTGACAACatgtctgcacttttacttcattGGGCTACATGAAAAGCAAATCTGCcattaaagtaaatgtacaatTATACACAGAGGCTGAGCTTGAAATAATACAGCACTGTAATTATAAATCCTATTTATTTAGTACCCCCATTTAGTGGCTGCCAGTGCCACTCATCGCCAATGACtggcggtcagatccacaggttggcggtgcgatgctgtcgttgtgtccttgggcaagacatttaactcaCCTCGCTCTCAgtgtctggtgtatgaatgtgtgtgtgaatgggtgagtggttccttgttgtaaagcgctttgagtgccttgaaggtggaaaagcactatataaaaatgtgaccatttaccattaaccATGACCAATTAAACCACCATAAGCACTCATACATCACTCCCACAGATGGTGAATCATCTTGCTCAAGGGCTCCATTACAGCATGCACTGGGATTGAATAGAGAACCATCCACTTAAAATTTGATCActtaataataagaaaaaggtGGCGTTTTGATCACGTCTCAGATCTTTCCGGGCAGGTACAAATCCTCTGTAGCGCCACCTGCCACTCAGACTGTAAACTTTATAAGATTCCGGTGTActtattcacctgctgcagaaAGTGTGTGGTCTATGTGACCTTTGAACCCTGAGGTCAAGGGCTGTGCTGTAAAACCTGTGACATCAGAGATGCCATGTATGAGGCTGACCCTGGGCTTTATTTTGAAGAACAGCCTGACCTGGACACTTTTATCATGGTACAACTGTAGCTTACAGAGACATTAGTTATGCATTTACAAGCATTCTTCACACAGCTATctaaacaacacatttgaacctcttgaaataatttgaaatacGCTGAAttgcagtgtttattttaaagcaCTTGTGGTGAGGAATttgaagtatgtttttttcattggaCATTCTACTAGTAATAATATagcaaatttaaatgaaaattcTACACATAAATCACTTTCTATATCACTACCATTTactttttatgctaattttaaGTGTGAATTCTAATTACTGCAAAATGTTAGCAAGTTTACATCATAATAGAACTGTATCACTACATGCTAAAAAAGGGTAGTgctataaacaaaacattataattacCTCATAGAAACATTTACTAATTcgtttttacaaataaatgggTTTCAGCTTTTTGTTATAAGCAACACTTTGAGGATGTCTTTCccctttaaaacatataaatatgaCTCATCAAACAAATAGCTAAAATAAAAAACgaattatacaaatataaatatttttaatagttcattgctgtggcaatggtcctaatttttcatcattctgaagccCAGCTCtttatgaagtgttttacaGAGAAACCACAACAAACACAGACAGGTTGGTCTTTTCCATCTCGTACTCCTCTGTGCCGCACGAGGGACTGAATCACACGGCTCAGTGGACATGATGGTCTGTGGACAGGGAGGAGGCTCTGATAATGCTGGAACACAGTCGCCATGGTAAAAGGCTGATCACTTTAACATGTGAAATCTGGCTTTGAGTTTTACAGTGTTGGCTTGAGCGAACGGATTCCTGAAATAGATATCACAGAACACAGACGTTGGCTAGACTACAAGGTCAAAGGCAGTCATTAAGCTTATTTTTAATCTACATATTGAATGAGTTTCTTTTGTAGTTAgcaagatctgaaaataggGTACTGAGGTAATTGTacagtaataacagtaatattaatctaaaacagttAAATAATAGAAACCACCACTCTTCACAATGGCATTTCACTGTTAACCTGGCTCACGTCAGATTTatcactctgaattgagttctacacattattaATCTAGGATGGCTTTTGCTGAAAGCGACTCGAAAATGCTGAATTTTATgacgattatttgaatctgtctggttgaagcgtcacaacagcggaacaaaaggaaaaatctAAGTTTtcttacatccagttgagagaaaagctcaGACATCGTCCCTGTCCACAAAAGTACTTACCTTCTGCAcctttttcacaaataaaaagtcAGGATTTTCACTAAAATATGCTGATGTAGGTCTGTTGGCGTTgcgatgtttgttttgatttgttcagGAGCTTTGCCTTTAGCTTCTGCACAAGCCTCAATGTTGCTCTGTGACTGGTCTGCCCACTTAACCTTACAGTGGAAGTCTCTCAAGATGGACCCCTTAAatatcacgagaatccatcttgccgTGCAAGGttatttcactgtagcaagtggcagattttcatttatttttttttattgttgtaaaattaatacattacattttgaaGCCCCAATGCATGACACAGAgtctgaaatttaaaaaaaaatatttcagtacAGAGATGTGGGAGGGGACAGGGGGTACatgaaaactgacatttttgaacACTTTTGAGCTTTGAATGCAAAACAATGCAGGATTAAACAGGCATGAATCAATCTAAATATAACAAATtagtaaactaatgatgaggaaactctgttataacatggataaaagttcACAAAAATTTGAGATAATAAGTTAGCATTTTACAATCGCAACTGCAGTGGACAGTCTGGGACTATGATCTACACTGATACAGAACTTAATTTACTTTAATTACATTCATTGTGTATGAATGgctaagtggttccttgatataaagcactttgagtgccttgaaagtaaAAAAGCCCTTTACCCTTCATATGCATGTTCTGGAGCATCTAACAAAGTTTTACTATCTTATAAACTATTATTTAGTTAGGCCACACTATCAAAGGACACTATCTAAGTTAGTTTTGTCCAATGTGATCTCACAAACCATAAACCTGTGCatgtatgtttatatttatttatagcagGTGGAGAATACCCTTACATCAACAACCAGCTCAGTTGTGTTTTCCTTTCCGACTATAAAGTGTCACTGAGTAAAGCTTCGGACACTTAACAATGTGACAGCGACATCCACAGCGGCGTCCACAGCATCGCGCTCAGCTGTTTAACACAACTGTCATCCTCACACTGTGCCACCTCTGCCAGTGCTTCACATTGTCCCCATGTCTCTGGTATGACACCTTATGTTTCAGCTGCTGCAACCTGCTCCAGAATCAAAATGTAGCAAATGCAACAGGCAGATTAGgattttcactttaaaaaagtcacttaaaacagaaagaaagtcTCTGGATTCATTGCTGCCCTTAAATCTCTAAAACAGCctaacaaaacaaatgtttatCTTTAATTGACTATACTGGCCCCTCTAATATGTCAGTATCATAATTGTGCTTTGCCTTTTGAGAAACCCGCTATCAATTTTTGAACCGGAATTAGATCAAACCAATCACCTATATgttcaaattaatttaaagcTGCCTTTGCTGgtctaaaaatgtacatatgatTCAGGGCAacagcagctgtttagtttgagAATAAGTATGAAATGTCATGCTTGAGACTGGATACTGGGCTGTGGTTATTACTTAAGCAGGTGTTGTACAATAGTCACTGTGTAGATGGGGCAGCTGCACAAGGCTTTGTGCCTCTAAACCACAGCTGCAGAGTTTAGCACCATAAGGGTCCGACCTGAACAGACATGTAACATGTAACTGCTGATCCTGGATCTGATGTGTGAGGACAAACCCATTATTGTTGGGCAAACAGGCTCCTGATGCTCCTTTGAAGGATGTCTTTAACATGCACAACAAACAAATCTTAATCAAACCTACAGCTCATGACTGAAGATGTTCTGGAGATGTTGCACTGCAGTTGTCAACTGCAGGCCAAATGCAAATTTCCACATGAGACAAGTTTTAAAGTACTAACCGCTCTATGTAAAGTCCACGGTTGCTCTTAAAGTTTTCCAGTTTTCCAGAAAGTTCTGATCCCCCTGATCCCTGTCTATTGTATCACTACAAAAAACTGGAGAAAGAAGTTTATTTTGTCTTGTCTGGTCAAGTAATGCTTTTATGTTAATCTGATAAATAAAAGTCatgatatttttaatttttaaaatgatctttaaGCACACATTCTGTGGTGTAAATGGTAAGTAGTACCATACCAAGTAGTATTATGAGCATATATGAagtttttaaattgtgtttatgTACTTTCTCATGCTGTAGATGTGGTAGCTTCTCCTTCTAATTGAACTGAAGGGGGAACAGGTGGATCAGCATTTCCCGCAACACCAGTAAGATGCAAACAAGTTATACTTAAAAAGATGGTTGCagggcaaaacaaaaaaactgatatttaaaaatatattctcttactgaaagtgatttttttttgacatttatttcaaTTCTGAATGTATGCACATTTATAGTGATCATGTAGGTAATGAGTGGTATATAAAGTTATCCATAGTGTGATCAGGCCTTATTTGAAGCTATATTTCAATCTGTCATCGACACAGCTATAAAAAAGGTGATTAATATTAATTAcatattgaataaaaaatgttgaCTACTTCTCAATAAGTTCCTAAATATATTGCAGCTTTCAGCATTGACTGTCTCTACATGTGCTGTATTATTTCAGAGCCAGACCCTAAGCCGCTGTAGCTCCAGAGGGTCCAGGATCGACACCTTTGCAGGGTTTAATTTTGTGTGCCATTGgttgttaaaaaaacacatgatgTAGTCAGTTGTTTTGGAGGGCACATGGAGCAGCCATCTCAAAGGACTGCATTTATGAGCTGTGGCCGGATTGGTTCCTGAGGTCCACGGAGCGAGGAGCTAAATCACCGTGTACAGCTGTTCTTGGGGCTAGTGGCAGGTGTATGGTTAATCggccatcacacacacacacatcacaaataacaaaacacaactgcacacaacacactggtCACCTCTCcttagatctgatctgtaacttggctctGTAGCACCACCTGCTTATCGTCATGGTGGTAAATATAGTCCATATACCTTCACCAAAGTAAATCTGCTCATTTCTACGCCTAATCGTTACTATCTTTTAGCATCATGTTACTCATTTACTCACAAATTTAGACACAAAATCCATGTATTCCAATGAAAAGTGAAAGCCAATGATTGCCGCACAGGAAAGTTTTCCATACCATACATCATTTTAAGTTAATAataattgctgggtttcagatgacatcacaacacactATCctaatcatatttaatacagatgggggcagccaaaattaatatggttaaaatgaGGATTTTTGAATACAGTTCTTGAGTCTGGTCAATAATAGAAATTgacaggttcaacatttatgcatttaccttttggatattttatagCAAAGTGTAATGTAATCTATAGTGAAATCTGTCTtttgccccccatctgggagtatggcatcatcacattctGTAAAACaaccaataaaacacaattcaaaaAGTCTAACCAAACTATTCCTAATGGTGTaaacaataatacatttgaGGCAGAAATCCATTGTAGTGTGAAGATGAATCTAAGTCCAACTGCTGGAGCAAAGAAGACAGATTTACATTGTGCAAATACTCTGGCTAATGGTCCGGGACACCTGCACTTTCCCTTATGTGcattaacacatttttctgttgtTGCACAGACGTGGAGAGAGCCTGATTTACTGAGCGATAGAGACACACATTATTCACTAGGAGCAATGTTCTATGTCAGTACCACACTTCGATGTGAGGGGCAGGGTACAAGAAGTTCATGTGTGTTTCAGAAGTGAAGTACAAATAAACAGAGAGCTTGGTACAGAACACAGTACACCTAAGTTCAAATACCCAGAGTATACGCAGGCTGACACAGGGGAGACATGGATCACAGTTATGGCCCAGACCAGTCCACATCATGAAGACTTATGTTCCATGTGTTTCTGTCACCTCACTGTCCTCAACTAGTGCTGCTGCTCAAAACAGGggtaaaaaaggtaaaataaaactgtaatttggAATTCTTGTGCTTTGATTGACACTCACGACAAGCTTTTCCAATCTTCAATTCTTGAACaatggctctgtgcacaacagtcCCAGTCAGAGGGACAGTCAGCCTGATCATTTCCGTGTAATGTAACCACTTTGAAGCTTTTGCAGTCgcgctaaaatcaataaatcctgacagataaggcagtggacagtgAGCTGCAGATTGGATTTCactgacatgttaaacactttacaaatgtgcaGACAACTTCACCAAaaagacacttctgtgtttacaatGGTACATCTTTGTGTGTTGGGGCTAATGCAAATTTTGGAgcctaatacatttttaaataatgccGCAGACTGAAATAATCAACACCTAGAAATAATCTGGTCCTCTTTACAGCAAATAAAATTTAGTTGTTTTGTTAGATTTCATGTTTgaatagaagttagcattagcaccgaCACACAAAGAGGTAcctttctaaacacaaaagtgtCCTCCGTTGAAGTGTTTAAAGCATTGCCAGTGACATCCagctgcagctccctgtccactgcctgatctatCAGGATTTATAGATTTTTGTACAATTTGGAAAAAACCTCATAGATTTGACATTACAATACAAAGCCCTTCCTCTGACCGGAAGTAGCCAGCTGCTGTTCTGCACAGAGGCAAGTGTGACAACTCTGTTACTATCCATAGCAACAATTGAATTTCAATCAGAAAAAGTcattaaaatactgtatataaccCATGAATATGAGTGAAACATGCTTGCCTCCACGAATTCCACTGGGAGTTACTGAGAGGCCAATTAGAGATGAGCATGGTATACACCGTTTgtgccaaaacaaacacggtggcttacaagaaaaaaataaaataaaaaataacacaggATTGAGAAACAACACACATAAACCAATGAATCAGTCTGAAtggttttgaatatttagaaaaCGAGTAGTGAATATATTCAAACTACATACGCTACAGCAAGTCTGACTGAGGAGGGCTGGTGCAGCAGCTGGCCTGTGTGTTGGACATCCACATCTGGAGAAACTCAAAACCAGAGGCTTTAGAGCAGGTGACAGACACAATATTCATTAATGACGGAAATCAGAGACGACACAATAGTGAAGAACATGGGGTATGGCATTCTACATGATTGATTTGAAGTTAAATTGCATTACATAGTTTTTTTTGCACAGTATCAAGAGCAGACAGTTGTGCAGTGAGCATGTGCGCTGTGAACTTTCTTTGTTCTTGTTTAGAACATTTTAATGTTTGGTGTTAGCAAAACAGCTATGATCTGACATGTTCTTTGACACTGTTCCAAGTAGTGGCTCCAACATTTGGTTCAACCACCCATCTGCTGACACTGTCTCAGAAATGTGTGTCTaagtatacatttatatacagtcgtATGTCTACATTTTTGTCATATGACGACTAACTGGACATATCTGCCCGGCTTCCTAACAGCTGGTGGTCGCAGTTGTCCGTTCTCCACACATGAAAGTGCATAAGTCGCAGTGTGACATGAAAGAGTAGGGCTGCTTCAGGCGCAGGCTCGTAAATCAGAGCTGCGCATGACTTTAGCAGAGCCGCGTGTGAAACAGGCCTTCAAAATGTACTCTGTTATTCAATGCATTCACCAGAGCTGTGTTTGAGTTgtgaccattttgtttttttgtgtcttaTGGACATGTGTTTAAAGATGTTTAATTACttaaatcaaattttaattaaaggGACAATGCATTGCTACAAGGTCAACTGTCACAATTATAGCCCTTCTCGATAAGATGCCCCACTCTTAGAACATGTTTAGTGCCACTTATTTGGATGTAAACTTAGCCGATAATTGATGAAACCACATGATGGATCAAGAACATAGAGATTTCTTTTTCCATACAcaatgttcttgtttttgtatAAGGTCTGTGATATCACATTTAGTTCATATTGTTCCTCCTGCCTTGACCTTGTTCTATTAAGGCTGCTCTCTGTTCAGAAGGTTGTGATCTCAATGGCTGACCTAGACCACAGCGACACACCCTCAACAACTTAAATAAAGTCACTCCATGCACTGGTCACGTctttaccttaaccttaacactTCTCTAATACAAGTGTTATTCCTCCAGTATTTCCCAGCATGTTGTGGTACACAAAGTAGCCCTGTTTGCACTTCTGAGTATTGACACATTTCATCCGTGACATTTAATTTCCTTAACACAACAATCAAACTGTAGGAGGTTTAAGGCTGCTCTCTTTACAGTATGATACAGTATATGGTGTGAACCAGGTCAACTGCCTTAATGCCACAGCAGCCACCAGCAGAGACGGAAACGGTCAGGAAAGGGTAGAAACAGGCAAGCTTTTAATTACCAAAAGTCATAGAAGTGTTCATGGAAAAACAGCActgcaaacacattttttaaaataaaaatattattgaaaAATTGATTGATAATTCATGTTAAATATTAGTAAATAGATACAGTAGAGGAATAGTGACTTGATCAGGTCCCTATACAGGAGATTTTAAATTCAGTAGAATTTTTTGGTTAGGttaacaaaatagcaaaaaatacatataataacaaaaagtacatatacatagcaaaaaatacatataataacaaatctacataaataaaaaatatgatgatAAAACAAGATTGCactataaaaatgtgtaaatgtgtgttataTTTTGAATATAGTATTAAAAGAAAGATGAATTTTGTATGTATTATTGACTTTGATAAACTGAATTGTATGTCTTTATGTGTAGAAAGAGACTTTTATTGGTTTGCTGTTTGAACATCATATTACCTCTTCCTCTTGATTTAAAATACATCCACACTCTCTTGCTATTGGTGCACTAAATAAAAACTCATAATGGTGAAGGTCCTGTTGGTCTTGACCTGGCTGTAAAACTCTGACACAGTGTTGTATTTCTTTCCACAAACTAAATTCCCacctcatttttcttttttttttcttctttttttgttgtgtttccgCCTCTGCTCCTCAACAGCCCAGACCCTCCAGACCATTCATGGCCGCTGACCGTTAATCACACAAGCCAGTTAACTGCTCAGGGCGGAGGGGTGTACGCAGGTGAACCAGTGCATCTTACATCATACTTACCCTGTcaatgtgtgaaacaaaatcaatatttttgttttcctgCCACCCTGACCCCACCTATCTGAACAACGATCTGGTAGCACTTTGATGATTGAATGAGTCATGTTCGTTGTGTAAAGGTAACTCAGCTCATTGTATTTACATCACATTATTTATGTAAAcgtaaaaatgaaaatttaTCATAAAGTCTATGTGCAAGTCCATTTCCAGTGTAATAGCAATGTTTTCAGAAGTATGTGGTCATATCCTCTAGCATTATTCTCTTATGGGCGGCTGGCAGCTTCCATAAAAAGGAATCCCCTCATGGcatgttcaaaatgatgagttaCTTCTCGCTACTTTTTGCAAAATGTAAACACTGTATACTATAccaataacataaataatttcCTCAAACAATGAACTATTTTAACTTAAAGAAATGACCATTACAACCATATTCCTATCCAGGACAACACAATATTTGATTAAGTTTAATATATGTTCTGGGTTGAGTTTCAGTCTTATACTCAGTCTTGACTCAGTTCTAGCCttatttactgttttatgtTATTAATATGTGATGCCTTCTTATTTATTACTCGGCTCAAGTGGCTTTAATAATACACCATAGAAACGCACATCCTGCATTATCCACACCCtgtattaaattaaacaatGTAATAGTTTTAAGAAAACATAGCCATGCTCTATTTTGAAAAGGCAAATGTTTGTAGAGACATACTGGATCTTTCATGTCAAAATGTCCAGTaatctctgtaaatctcatacaAGGAACTGACTCATTTTGACATGTTGGACCCAACAGGTCACTGAGGATGGTGGACTAGATAAAGGCTAATGCTGAGCGCTGCCTTGAATGTGAGGAATAAAGGAGCAGTAATAAAGgatatgtaatatatatttttaacacatccaAGAAGAACAATACCATTGTATTCAGAGAAGCAGAGGCTTCTAGTTTCAGATATTGCCCTTAGGAGATGGTCCTACCTTTTCTCCTTAATACAATAATAGTGCTCACACATAAGCAAGGTGCCCTGACCTTGTTTTTGGCCAATCCCAGAGAATCCACACACCTATAAAGACCCCTTTACACAATCCAGCTCTGAGTGTATTGAGGACTGGCAGTCAAGACACAGACCTTTTGCAGAGTTTTCATCgctcaaaatcaaaatgaagctctttcttttacttttgctttggcCAGCCTTAGTGAGCAGCGCTCTAACCTTAAGCGAGTGTGGAGCTGAAGCCAGGAGACCAAAGCTGGATGACATTGCAGTGGAGTGTGGAACTGCGTCCATAAATCTGGCCATCCAGATGTGTCCAGTCATCTACACCGGCTACAATGAGTCCGAGCTGGTCATGAACCACATTGTGAACTCGGCCTGCAGGGCTACTCTGGACACCACTGTCTTCCCTCCTGTGGCCCGCTTCAGCTTCCCCCTCAACGCCACCAATGCCTGTGGGAGTACCTTCAGGTACACCAGTGCCCCTGGGACTGGGGTCTTTGCCGATTTCTccaacatccagaatgtcaacATCAGTGGCATCATCCGAGGAGTGGACCCCACCACAGGCACCATCACTTACAACGCAGAGCTGAAGTATTACTACTCCTGTGCCTACCCCTTAGAGTACCTCGTCAACAACACTAAGATTGATGTTTCAGGGTCTTCGGTTTCCATCACAGACAGAAATGGCACCTTCTTGAGCACCTTGAGCTTGAGTCTGTACAGTGACTCTTCTTATACCACACTCTTTAACATCCCAAATTCAGGCATTGAACTGCGGAAAAACATCTTTGCTGAAGTTAAAGCTACAAATTTGACCGCCCAGTACTTTGTCCTACTTGACCGCTGCTATGCCTCCATCTCAGCGCTGCCAGCAAATTCCAGCTTTTTCAACCTGTTTGTGCCCTGCTCCAAAGATAAATCCACCACAATAGTTGCCAATGGTGTTAGTCAAACGGCTAGATTCTACTTCCCGGCATTCCGTTTTGTTgaacaacaaaatcaaaatgtgtCCACCTACTATCTCCACTGTATCACGCGGTTGTGTGAGCAGAGCACTTGTGACAGCTTCAAGCAATGCAGCAGTACCTCGggcaggaggagaagagaaataAAAGAATTAGATCCTAATAGTGTCTACACTCTCACCTCTCCAGAAATCATC
This region includes:
- the LOC117388924 gene encoding zona pellucida-like domain-containing protein 1 — protein: MKLFLLLLLWPALVSSALTLSECGAEARRPKLDDIAVECGTASINLAIQMCPVIYTGYNESELVMNHIVNSACRATLDTTVFPPVARFSFPLNATNACGSTFRYTSAPGTGVFADFSNIQNVNISGIIRGVDPTTGTITYNAELKYYYSCAYPLEYLVNNTKIDVSGSSVSITDRNGTFLSTLSLSLYSDSSYTTLFNIPNSGIELRKNIFAEVKATNLTAQYFVLLDRCYASISALPANSSFFNLFVPCSKDKSTTIVANGVSQTARFYFPAFRFVEQQNQNVSTYYLHCITRLCEQSTCDSFKQCSSTSGRRRREIKELDPNSVYTLTSPEIITKPSSPVYSAQTEDTNEGQRSSVGLGVAVGILACICAIGLIVGAVFYKKLRN